Proteins from a genomic interval of Paenibacillus sp. FSL R5-0623:
- a CDS encoding metal-dependent hydrolase, producing the protein MMGRSHLIIGTGVSLSVLQLAGMPVTAPAVTVALIGSLLPDIDEPNSLLVSRALPNSLIRLLQTILLPTAVFVYFYVHAKPWNLLLAILIALVSFLPSRSLRKVLMFAIGLGLVFYGHAFAPWNLIAGSLLMLCTTLTHRGLTHTLYGTAIWAGLLYSTTQQQGPEIWVAGGTAYAMHLLADSLTNRGIRPLPPLKWRIRVNLMSTGTKRGAVVENVCIVLTLILAWIAFSPLFL; encoded by the coding sequence ATGATGGGAAGATCCCACCTTATTATCGGGACAGGCGTGTCACTTTCTGTTCTGCAGTTGGCCGGTATGCCGGTGACAGCGCCGGCAGTTACGGTTGCTCTGATTGGTTCGTTATTGCCTGACATTGATGAGCCGAATTCGCTGCTGGTATCCAGAGCCTTGCCTAACAGTCTGATCAGGCTGTTACAGACGATTCTATTGCCCACAGCTGTATTTGTGTACTTCTATGTTCATGCCAAACCATGGAACCTGTTGCTTGCGATCCTCATTGCGCTTGTGTCATTCCTGCCTTCGCGTTCGCTTCGCAAAGTGTTGATGTTTGCGATTGGACTCGGGCTGGTCTTTTATGGCCACGCGTTTGCACCGTGGAACTTGATTGCAGGCAGTTTGTTAATGCTCTGCACCACACTGACTCATAGGGGACTGACACATACCCTGTACGGAACCGCAATATGGGCGGGCTTGTTGTACAGCACGACCCAGCAGCAGGGACCAGAGATCTGGGTAGCGGGAGGCACGGCATATGCGATGCATCTGTTGGCCGATTCACTAACCAATCGGGGTATTCGTCCGTTACCTCCGCTCAAGTGGCGCATACGGGTGAATCTGATGAGTACAGGGACCAAGCGTGGGGCCGTTGTAGAGAATGTCTGCATTGTGCTTACTCTTATTTTGGCCTGGATTGCATTCTCACCGCTATTTCTGTAA
- the nirB gene encoding nitrite reductase large subunit NirB produces the protein MNGKKEKLVIIGNGMAGISTVEQILKLTTRFDITVFGTEPYPNYNRIMLSYVLEGSKTLDDIVLNDLHWYQDYGITLHTGTTVTRIDSDTHEVVTEDGTRFPYDKIIIATGSNSFILPVPGHDKEGVVGFRDIADCNVMLEAAKQYKRAAVIGGGLLGLEAAKGLVQLGMEVTVVHLMQDLMERQLDPQASAMLKAELERQGIRFKMGAQTSELLGGERVEGIRFADDTVLNVDFVVMAVGIKPNTAVARESGMEVNRGIVVDDYMQTSLENVYSVGECTEHRGVCYGLVAPLFEQGMILAKHICGVETAPYEGSVVSTKLKISGVDVFSTGEFIDSPEHTVISHKDDWKRTYKKILLRDNKMVGAVLFGDITDSAELQKLIKQQTEMTEELYGSLMGTGCGGHKKTTSVETMPEDEIVCGCNGVTKGTIVDVITNQGLTTVDEIKACTGATRSCGGCKPVVEQILQYVLGDSFSSGAKQGICGCTSMGRDEIVAEIREKGLQTTKEVMNVLGWSQPEGCSKCRPAINYYLGMIAPDTHEDEKESRFVNERMNANIQKDGTYTVVPRMYGGVTTPADLKRIADVSVKYDVKAVKVTGGQRLDLIGVKKEDLTKVWAELDMPSGYAYAKSLRTVKTCVGSQFCRFGTQDSMAMGARIERKFERLDLPAKFKYAVNGCPRNCAEACTKDIGIVGNDGGWEIFIGGNGGIKARLADSLCKVKTDEELIELCGAIMQYYRETGNYLERTSEWVERMGLEHIRSVVVDNLEERKALMQRIEFALEHVEEPWQKAIRNEEGQSKMFHGIEVSARP, from the coding sequence ATGAACGGAAAAAAAGAGAAACTCGTTATCATAGGTAACGGAATGGCAGGAATCAGTACCGTAGAACAAATTTTGAAATTAACTACGCGATTTGATATTACTGTTTTTGGTACAGAGCCCTACCCTAACTACAACCGCATTATGTTGTCCTATGTATTGGAAGGAAGCAAAACACTGGATGACATCGTACTGAATGATCTCCACTGGTATCAGGATTATGGTATTACCCTCCATACAGGAACAACCGTAACCCGAATTGATTCGGATACCCATGAGGTTGTGACGGAGGATGGAACTCGCTTCCCTTATGACAAAATCATCATTGCGACAGGCTCTAACTCCTTTATTCTCCCAGTACCTGGACATGACAAAGAAGGTGTTGTCGGTTTCCGCGATATCGCTGATTGCAATGTCATGCTGGAAGCTGCTAAGCAGTATAAACGAGCGGCTGTTATCGGAGGCGGACTGCTAGGCCTTGAAGCTGCCAAAGGGTTGGTACAACTAGGCATGGAAGTTACCGTAGTACACTTGATGCAGGATCTGATGGAGCGTCAGCTTGATCCGCAAGCTTCAGCCATGTTGAAGGCTGAACTCGAACGTCAGGGTATCCGGTTCAAGATGGGTGCGCAGACTTCCGAACTGCTGGGCGGCGAACGGGTTGAAGGGATACGTTTTGCAGATGATACGGTTCTGAATGTTGATTTTGTGGTCATGGCTGTAGGCATTAAACCCAATACGGCTGTAGCCCGCGAAAGCGGTATGGAAGTCAACCGGGGTATTGTCGTGGATGACTATATGCAGACTTCCCTTGAGAATGTCTATTCGGTTGGGGAATGTACAGAGCACCGAGGGGTATGTTACGGCCTCGTTGCCCCATTGTTCGAGCAAGGTATGATTCTGGCGAAACATATCTGCGGGGTTGAAACGGCTCCTTATGAAGGTTCTGTTGTATCTACAAAATTGAAAATTTCGGGTGTAGACGTCTTTTCAACCGGTGAATTCATCGACAGTCCGGAGCACACCGTCATTTCGCACAAAGATGACTGGAAACGGACTTACAAAAAAATTCTGCTCCGTGATAATAAAATGGTCGGCGCCGTGCTCTTCGGTGACATTACGGATTCTGCCGAATTGCAGAAGCTGATTAAACAACAGACCGAAATGACCGAAGAATTGTATGGTTCACTCATGGGTACAGGCTGCGGTGGTCATAAGAAAACAACCTCTGTTGAAACGATGCCCGAGGACGAGATCGTCTGTGGATGTAACGGGGTAACCAAAGGAACCATTGTTGATGTCATTACAAACCAGGGCCTTACTACTGTAGATGAAATCAAAGCCTGTACCGGTGCAACCCGCTCTTGCGGTGGATGTAAACCGGTTGTGGAACAGATTCTGCAATATGTTCTTGGAGACAGTTTCAGCAGTGGAGCCAAACAGGGCATCTGCGGATGTACTTCCATGGGTCGAGATGAAATCGTAGCCGAGATTCGTGAAAAAGGATTACAAACGACCAAAGAGGTCATGAATGTACTGGGTTGGAGTCAGCCAGAAGGTTGTTCCAAATGTCGTCCGGCGATCAACTATTACCTTGGCATGATTGCACCAGATACACACGAAGATGAAAAAGAATCCCGTTTTGTTAATGAACGTATGAACGCGAATATTCAAAAGGATGGAACGTATACGGTTGTACCTCGGATGTATGGCGGGGTGACTACACCAGCCGACCTCAAACGAATCGCTGACGTATCAGTCAAATATGATGTGAAAGCAGTCAAAGTGACTGGGGGTCAGCGTCTCGACTTGATTGGTGTTAAAAAAGAAGATTTGACCAAAGTCTGGGCTGAACTGGATATGCCTTCAGGTTATGCTTACGCCAAATCGCTGCGTACGGTCAAAACATGTGTCGGCTCCCAATTCTGCCGATTCGGCACACAGGATTCCATGGCCATGGGCGCTCGCATCGAACGTAAATTCGAACGTCTGGATCTGCCAGCCAAGTTTAAATATGCTGTCAACGGTTGTCCGCGGAACTGTGCAGAGGCATGTACCAAAGATATCGGTATCGTTGGTAACGACGGAGGTTGGGAAATCTTCATCGGTGGTAACGGTGGTATTAAAGCAAGACTGGCTGATTCCCTATGTAAAGTGAAAACGGATGAAGAGTTGATTGAACTGTGTGGAGCCATCATGCAATATTACCGCGAGACAGGTAACTATCTGGAACGGACGTCCGAGTGGGTGGAACGCATGGGCCTGGAGCATATTCGTTCGGTGGTTGTGGATAACCTTGAGGAACGTAAAGCGTTGATGCAGCGGATTGAATTTGCACTTGAGCATGTTGAAGAACCTTGGCAAAAAGCAATTCGCAATGAAGAAGGCCAAAGCAAAATGTTCCATGGTATCGAAGTATCGGCTCGTCCATAA
- the nirD gene encoding nitrite reductase small subunit NirD, with translation MTTKQSGTYFPAGVVEEFLPRIGRVVEIKDQQLAVFRASDGTIFAADNHNPHPKGGPLAEGIVSGHYLYDPLYDWKIDLTTGLVQAPDNGQVQMYPVKVENGQVWIEI, from the coding sequence ATGACGACCAAACAATCAGGCACCTACTTCCCTGCCGGAGTAGTTGAAGAATTCCTGCCACGAATCGGAAGAGTAGTTGAAATTAAGGATCAACAGCTTGCTGTCTTTCGTGCATCGGATGGAACCATCTTCGCTGCGGATAATCACAATCCCCACCCTAAGGGTGGGCCGCTGGCTGAAGGCATCGTGTCCGGGCATTATCTGTACGATCCACTGTATGATTGGAAAATCGACCTGACTACCGGTCTTGTGCAAGCACCGGACAACGGTCAGGTACAGATGTATCCGGTGAAGGTAGAGAACGGCCAGGTTTGGATTGAAATATAG